A stretch of Candidatus Omnitrophota bacterium DNA encodes these proteins:
- the argH gene encoding argininosuccinate lyase, translating into MVKLWGGRFSKATNKLVEEFTGSIHFDQKLAEADVIGSLYHIDVLKKARLISSAEYKKLAAGLRSILNEIRNGKFKADPSFEDIHSCIQHLLGKKAGKAVLKLHTCRSRNDQVVFDVKLYALSNLFKTWALTSQLAKTLTDLAKKNKNVCIPGYTHLQHAIPVALTDYLGAYVAMLHRDAVRISQTFENIPLTLGAGALAGTMIPASLYNFSANEFLPKGIRPTENALDSVSDRDFVVASLSDLSILGMHLSRLAEDMILWSSKEFDFIDIDDAFCTGSSLMPQKKNPDVLELVRGYTGRLYGNLVSVLTMMKGLPLSYNRDMQLDKEPLFDSFEIIQKELKVLAELFKNVTFKEENIEKQLQDESLYATDLSDYLVQNKVPFKEAHTIIGKLIQYKLKSGEEIWSMPDETLKNFHPLLNGKVTRKIINPEHSVNSKKSVKRTSPRLP; encoded by the coding sequence ATGGTAAAACTTTGGGGCGGGCGGTTCAGCAAGGCCACGAATAAGCTGGTGGAGGAGTTCACCGGTTCGATCCATTTCGACCAGAAGCTGGCCGAGGCGGATGTGATCGGCTCGCTGTATCACATTGACGTCCTCAAAAAGGCGCGATTGATCTCGTCTGCCGAGTATAAAAAACTCGCTGCCGGGTTGCGCTCGATCCTCAACGAAATCCGGAACGGCAAGTTCAAAGCGGACCCGTCGTTTGAAGACATTCATTCCTGCATTCAACACCTCCTGGGAAAGAAGGCGGGGAAGGCCGTGCTGAAATTGCACACCTGCCGTTCGCGCAATGACCAGGTGGTGTTTGACGTCAAGTTGTATGCCTTGAGCAATTTGTTCAAAACATGGGCCCTGACGTCCCAATTGGCGAAAACTTTGACGGACCTTGCGAAAAAAAACAAAAACGTTTGTATCCCTGGCTACACGCATCTCCAGCATGCCATTCCCGTGGCCCTGACAGACTATCTGGGGGCTTATGTGGCCATGCTGCACCGGGACGCAGTCCGGATCAGCCAGACGTTTGAGAATATCCCGCTGACGCTGGGAGCCGGGGCCTTGGCCGGCACGATGATCCCGGCCAGTCTCTATAACTTTTCCGCCAATGAATTTCTGCCCAAGGGCATCCGGCCCACAGAGAACGCCCTGGATTCGGTCAGCGACCGGGATTTTGTGGTTGCCAGTTTAAGCGACCTGAGCATCCTCGGCATGCACCTGTCCCGCTTGGCTGAAGACATGATCCTGTGGTCATCCAAAGAATTCGATTTCATAGATATCGACGACGCTTTCTGCACGGGCAGTTCGCTGATGCCGCAAAAGAAAAACCCGGATGTGCTGGAATTGGTCCGGGGTTACACCGGGCGGCTCTACGGCAACCTGGTCAGCGTCCTGACCATGATGAAAGGTTTGCCCCTGAGTTATAACCGGGACATGCAGTTGGACAAGGAACCGCTTTTTGATTCCTTTGAAATTATCCAAAAGGAACTCAAGGTCCTGGCCGAACTGTTTAAGAACGTCACGTTCAAAGAAGAAAACATCGAAAAGCAGCTTCAGGATGAATCGCTTTACGCAACGGATTTGTCCGATTATTTAGTGCAAAACAAGGTGCCCTTCAAGGAAGCGCACACGATCATCGGGAAACTCATTCAATACAAGCTCAAGAGCGGGGAAGAAATCTGGAGCATGCCGGATGAGACCTTAAAAAACTTTCATCCTTTGCTGAACGGCAAGGTCACTCGAAAAATCATCAATCCGGAGCATTCCGTTAATTCGAAAAAATCCGTAAAACGGACAAGCCCCCGGCTGCCCTAA
- the truA gene encoding tRNA pseudouridine(38-40) synthase TruA, with protein sequence MPRNIKLTIEYDGTEFEGWQVQGPRHRTVQGEIQKALRKIFKRDIVLVGSGRTDSGTHALGQAANFKAETSMPAEEMVRALNANLPADIAVLAAAEVPDGFHAQFNAKSKTYRYTILNRPVRCACLRKLAFHVPYPLDATLMRREGQVLVGRKDFRSFMASDTAEKMKPGEKDTVRTIRRLSVKKEGPWISIDVESDGFLYKMVRNIVGTLIEIGSGKLPSGSMRKILLQKDRGYAGDTAPARGLCLVTVRYPDKKQKARPGK encoded by the coding sequence ATGCCCCGCAACATCAAGCTGACCATCGAATATGACGGAACAGAATTTGAAGGTTGGCAGGTCCAGGGGCCCAGGCACCGGACCGTACAGGGAGAGATCCAGAAGGCCCTGAGAAAAATTTTCAAACGGGACATCGTCCTGGTCGGATCCGGCCGGACCGACAGCGGGACCCACGCCCTCGGCCAGGCCGCAAATTTCAAGGCCGAGACAAGCATGCCGGCGGAAGAAATGGTCCGGGCCCTGAACGCCAACCTGCCCGCAGACATCGCGGTTCTTGCGGCCGCGGAAGTCCCGGACGGTTTCCACGCGCAATTCAACGCCAAATCCAAAACATACCGCTACACGATCCTCAACCGCCCGGTGCGTTGCGCGTGTCTTCGCAAGCTCGCTTTCCATGTCCCCTACCCTTTAGACGCGACACTGATGCGAAGGGAAGGCCAGGTCCTGGTGGGGCGAAAGGATTTTCGTTCCTTTATGGCCAGCGACACCGCCGAAAAAATGAAGCCTGGAGAAAAAGATACGGTACGCACCATCCGCCGGTTATCCGTCAAAAAGGAAGGGCCGTGGATCAGCATTGACGTTGAATCCGACGGGTTCCTTTACAAAATGGTGCGCAATATCGTGGGGACACTCATTGAAATCGGCAGCGGCAAGCTTCCCTCCGGGAGTATGCGCAAAATCCTCCTGCAGAAGGACCGCGGGTATGCCGGGGACACCGCTCCGGCCAGGGGGCTTTGCCTGGTCACCGTGCGGTATCCGGACAAAAAACAAAAAGCGCGGCCGGGGAAATAG
- a CDS encoding aspartate-semialdehyde dehydrogenase translates to MKKYNVAILGIRGAVGQCMYRIVRERKFPVQGLKLLSPSGAGGQLDGITYEALNKDSFKGIDIVLSSPGADISKEWAPVAAKDGAVVIDNTSYFRMFPDVPLVVPEVNPEDVKKHKGIIANPNCSTIQMLVALKPLHDYGKIKRIVVSTYQAVSGAGAEAVEEFKAQLEGGKAFKKFAHPIAHNLIPQIDVFQENFYTKEEIKMVNETQKIMHDPLIKVTATCVRVPVFNSHSEAVNIETEKKISREKAIELLSKAPGVKVVDDVKNSRYPMPLDADGKDDTYVGRIREDDTVANGLNLWVVADNLRKGAALNAVQIAEIL, encoded by the coding sequence ATGAAAAAATACAATGTTGCCATTCTCGGGATCCGAGGGGCCGTCGGACAATGCATGTACCGGATCGTCCGGGAACGCAAATTCCCGGTCCAGGGGCTGAAGCTTCTGTCCCCCAGCGGAGCGGGAGGACAGTTGGACGGCATCACATATGAAGCGCTGAACAAGGACTCCTTCAAAGGGATCGATATCGTGTTGAGCTCCCCCGGAGCGGACATCAGCAAGGAATGGGCCCCGGTCGCGGCCAAGGACGGCGCGGTCGTGATCGACAACACCAGCTATTTCCGGATGTTCCCGGATGTTCCTCTCGTTGTCCCGGAAGTCAATCCCGAGGACGTCAAGAAGCACAAAGGGATCATCGCCAACCCGAACTGCTCGACGATCCAGATGCTGGTGGCCTTAAAGCCCCTGCATGATTACGGCAAGATCAAACGCATCGTGGTTTCGACCTACCAGGCCGTTTCCGGGGCCGGGGCCGAAGCCGTGGAGGAATTCAAGGCCCAGCTCGAAGGGGGCAAGGCCTTCAAAAAGTTCGCGCATCCGATCGCCCATAATCTGATCCCGCAGATCGACGTGTTCCAGGAAAACTTCTACACCAAAGAAGAAATCAAGATGGTCAACGAGACACAGAAGATCATGCACGACCCCTTGATCAAGGTCACGGCGACATGCGTGCGCGTGCCCGTCTTCAACAGCCACAGCGAAGCGGTCAATATCGAAACGGAAAAAAAGATCAGCCGCGAGAAGGCCATCGAACTCCTGTCCAAAGCGCCGGGAGTGAAGGTGGTTGACGACGTGAAGAACAGCCGCTACCCGATGCCCCTCGACGCCGACGGCAAGGACGACACGTATGTCGGCCGCATCCGCGAAGACGACACGGTCGCCAACGGCCTGAACCTCTGGGTGGTGGCCGACAACCTGCGCAAAGGCGCGGCCCTGAACGCCGTGCAAATCGCAGAGATCCTCTGA
- the rplM gene encoding 50S ribosomal protein L13: MKNNKTYVPKLDEIQQKCYVVDAKDKILGRVAAKVAHVLRGKHKAMFTPHLDTGDTVIVINAEKIRVTGKKMTDKIYKRYSGYRSGLKKVALGDMLQIAPTQAMQLAISRMIPDGKLGDQIRRRVRVYAGDQHPHQAQKPIPLDV; the protein is encoded by the coding sequence ATGAAAAATAACAAAACTTACGTTCCGAAACTCGACGAAATCCAGCAGAAATGCTACGTGGTGGACGCCAAGGATAAAATCCTCGGCCGTGTCGCGGCGAAAGTCGCCCATGTCCTCCGCGGCAAGCACAAGGCCATGTTCACCCCGCATCTGGACACGGGAGACACGGTCATCGTCATCAACGCCGAGAAAATCCGCGTCACCGGGAAGAAGATGACAGATAAAATTTACAAACGCTATTCGGGTTATCGCAGCGGTTTAAAGAAAGTCGCTTTGGGGGACATGCTCCAGATCGCGCCGACCCAGGCCATGCAACTGGCCATCAGCCGGATGATCCCCGATGGAAAATTAGGCGACCAGATCCGCCGGCGGGTCCGGGTGTACGCGGGCGACCAGCACCCCCACCAGGCCCAGAAACCGATCCCCTTGGACGTTTAA
- the argB gene encoding acetylglutamate kinase — MEDIIKKAGVLVEAIPYINAFRRKIFVIKYGGSILDNPAIRKNVLEDIVFLSYVGVRTILVHGGGPHISSRLKETGVKPEFHEGIRITDKATLKIVIEELEKLNRQIVTELQELKGDVTGLKGQENIIYVEKKSASRDLGFVGTITSVEREAIEEHLRKGHITVVSPLGVSSEKQPHNVNADEVASAISVSMKAEKLVILTNVPGVMRNPEDPESLISTLTYDEVQNWIKQSVIAGGMIPKVNSCLEALEGGVHKTHIIDAKIRHALLLEIFTDRGIGTQIIKA, encoded by the coding sequence ATGGAAGACATCATCAAAAAAGCGGGCGTCCTGGTCGAGGCGATCCCGTATATCAACGCGTTCCGCCGAAAGATATTTGTCATCAAATACGGCGGCAGCATCCTGGACAACCCGGCCATCCGCAAAAACGTCCTGGAAGACATCGTCTTTTTGAGTTATGTCGGGGTCCGGACGATCCTGGTGCACGGCGGCGGGCCGCACATCAGCTCGCGGCTCAAGGAAACCGGGGTCAAACCGGAATTCCACGAAGGGATCCGCATCACGGACAAAGCCACGCTCAAGATCGTCATTGAGGAACTGGAGAAGCTCAACCGGCAGATCGTCACCGAGCTCCAGGAACTGAAGGGCGATGTCACGGGACTGAAGGGGCAGGAAAACATCATTTACGTGGAAAAGAAAAGCGCCTCCCGGGACCTGGGGTTTGTCGGCACGATCACCTCCGTTGAGCGGGAGGCGATCGAAGAGCACCTGCGCAAAGGGCACATCACGGTTGTTTCCCCTTTGGGCGTGAGCTCGGAAAAACAACCGCACAACGTCAATGCGGATGAAGTGGCGAGCGCGATCTCGGTTTCCATGAAGGCGGAAAAACTCGTGATCCTGACCAACGTCCCCGGCGTCATGCGCAACCCCGAGGACCCGGAATCCCTGATCTCGACCTTGACCTATGACGAGGTCCAGAACTGGATCAAGCAAAGCGTTATTGCCGGCGGGATGATCCCGAAAGTCAATTCCTGCCTTGAAGCCCTGGAGGGCGGGGTGCACAAGACCCACATCATCGACGCCAAGATCCGGCACGCCCTGCTCCTGGAGATCTTCACCGACCGTGGTATCGGGACCCAGATCATCAAAGCCTAA
- a CDS encoding argininosuccinate synthase: MKKVVLAYSGGLDTSCAIKWLKDKGYDVVACIADVGQGEDFTAIEKRALATGASKVYVLNLKKEFVEDYVFPALKAGAIYENKYLLATALSRPLIAKHQVEVAHKEKATAVAHGCTGKGNDQVRFETTISLLDRKLEQIAPVRIWEFKTREEEIEYAQKHKIPVNVTKKSPYSIDINLYGRSIECGVLEDPWQEPPEEIYKMTVSPQKAPNQPAYVEIEFNKGIPVKIDGKSYGSVEIIQALNEIGGKNGVGRVDMIENRLVGIKSRENYENPAGTILYTAHQDLESLVLDRETLHFKQGIAHKYAELTYYGLWETPLKHQLDDYVNKTQENVTGTIRLRLHKGNCVVVGRKSKFSRYKEELATYGDKDTFDQKLAEGFIRLWGMPY; encoded by the coding sequence ATGAAGAAAGTGGTATTGGCTTATTCCGGAGGGCTGGACACCTCCTGCGCCATCAAATGGCTCAAGGACAAAGGTTACGATGTGGTCGCCTGCATCGCCGATGTGGGACAAGGCGAGGATTTCACCGCAATCGAGAAACGCGCCCTCGCGACCGGCGCTTCCAAGGTTTATGTCCTGAACCTGAAAAAAGAATTCGTCGAAGATTACGTGTTCCCGGCGCTCAAAGCCGGCGCGATTTACGAGAACAAATATCTTCTCGCGACGGCCCTGTCCCGGCCGCTGATCGCCAAGCACCAGGTCGAAGTGGCGCACAAGGAAAAAGCCACGGCCGTGGCCCACGGATGCACGGGCAAGGGCAACGACCAGGTCCGGTTTGAGACAACGATATCATTGCTGGACCGCAAACTCGAACAGATCGCGCCGGTCCGCATCTGGGAATTCAAGACGCGCGAGGAAGAAATAGAATACGCGCAAAAGCACAAAATCCCGGTCAATGTGACCAAGAAGAGCCCTTACAGCATCGACATCAATCTTTACGGACGCAGCATCGAATGCGGAGTCCTGGAAGACCCGTGGCAGGAGCCGCCTGAAGAAATTTACAAGATGACCGTGAGCCCCCAGAAAGCGCCGAACCAGCCGGCCTATGTCGAAATTGAATTCAACAAAGGGATCCCGGTCAAGATTGACGGCAAGTCCTACGGCTCGGTCGAGATCATCCAGGCCTTGAACGAGATCGGCGGCAAGAACGGGGTCGGGCGGGTGGACATGATCGAAAACCGCCTGGTCGGAATCAAATCCCGGGAGAATTACGAAAACCCGGCGGGAACGATCCTTTACACCGCGCACCAGGACCTGGAATCGCTGGTCCTGGACCGGGAAACATTGCATTTCAAACAGGGGATCGCGCACAAATACGCGGAACTGACGTATTACGGACTTTGGGAAACTCCGCTCAAGCATCAGCTGGACGACTATGTCAACAAGACACAGGAAAACGTGACCGGCACGATCCGGCTGCGCCTGCATAAAGGGAACTGCGTGGTTGTCGGGCGCAAATCCAAGTTTTCACGGTACAAGGAAGAATTGGCCACATACGGCGACAAGGACACATTCGACCAGAAACTGGCGGAAGGGTTCATCCGGCTGTGGGGCATGCCGTACTAA
- the rpsI gene encoding 30S ribosomal protein S9 yields the protein MVEMVKYEATGRRKTSIAHVNLMPGNGKITVNSRVFENYFIRETDRITILEPLKMTNTVSKFDIIAKITGGGLSGQAGAFRLGISRALSLFDEENRKSLRKTNCLTRDPRMKERKKPGQKGARKKFQWVKR from the coding sequence ATGGTCGAAATGGTTAAATATGAAGCTACGGGACGCCGGAAAACATCGATTGCCCATGTCAACCTCATGCCGGGCAACGGGAAGATTACCGTTAATTCACGCGTTTTTGAAAATTATTTCATCCGGGAGACCGACCGCATCACCATTCTGGAACCCCTAAAAATGACCAACACAGTCAGCAAATTTGATATCATCGCCAAAATCACCGGCGGCGGCTTGAGCGGCCAGGCAGGCGCCTTTCGTCTGGGCATCTCCCGCGCCTTGTCGCTGTTTGATGAGGAGAACAGGAAATCTTTGCGTAAAACCAACTGCCTGACCCGTGATCCCAGGATGAAGGAAAGGAAAAAACCGGGCCAGAAGGGAGCGAGAAAGAAGTTTCAGTGGGTTAAGCGTTAA
- the argC gene encoding N-acetyl-gamma-glutamyl-phosphate reductase, protein MTLKSATEKLVRVGIVGISGYSGYTALKILLKHPHVRVTYVSANNTQGPVGDIWPRLKGETDLTCTKFDPKTAADLCDVIFLAVPHTVSMDITPQLLKAGKQVIDFSGDYRLSSPEEFKKWYGAGHKDTANLGKAVYGLPEILREKIKKAALVSNPGCYPTAAILALAPMTMTKGEEVGAIIIDAKSGVSGAGKKVSAGFIYCEVNENFKAYKVMNHQHTPEINQYLSRVSDRKISVTFVPHLLPVNHGILETIYVTLNRKSSEEKIQALYQRFYKTEPFVRVLGPGQQPELKNVVGTNYCDIGLALSDDGKLLVITSAIDNLYKGAAGQAVQNMNIMCGINEQIGLI, encoded by the coding sequence ATGACGCTAAAATCCGCAACTGAAAAGCTGGTCCGGGTCGGCATTGTCGGGATCAGCGGTTATTCCGGTTATACCGCCCTCAAAATCCTGCTCAAACACCCTCATGTGCGCGTCACCTATGTGAGCGCCAATAACACCCAGGGGCCGGTGGGGGACATCTGGCCGCGGCTCAAGGGAGAGACCGACCTGACCTGCACCAAATTTGACCCTAAAACCGCGGCGGATCTCTGCGACGTCATTTTTTTAGCCGTGCCGCATACGGTTTCGATGGACATCACCCCGCAGCTCCTTAAAGCAGGGAAACAGGTGATCGATTTCAGCGGGGACTACCGGCTGTCCTCCCCGGAAGAGTTCAAGAAATGGTACGGGGCCGGCCACAAGGACACTGCCAATCTCGGCAAGGCCGTTTACGGGCTTCCGGAAATCCTCCGGGAAAAAATCAAGAAAGCCGCCCTGGTCAGCAACCCCGGCTGTTATCCCACAGCCGCGATCCTGGCCCTGGCCCCGATGACCATGACCAAAGGGGAAGAGGTCGGGGCCATCATCATTGACGCCAAATCCGGCGTGAGCGGCGCCGGGAAAAAAGTCTCGGCCGGTTTTATCTACTGTGAAGTCAACGAAAATTTCAAGGCCTACAAAGTGATGAACCACCAGCACACGCCGGAGATCAACCAGTATCTCTCGCGGGTTTCAGACCGCAAGATTTCGGTCACATTCGTGCCGCACCTGCTTCCGGTCAACCACGGCATCCTGGAAACGATTTACGTGACGCTTAACCGCAAATCCAGCGAAGAGAAAATCCAGGCGCTGTATCAAAGATTTTATAAAACCGAACCGTTCGTCCGTGTGCTCGGCCCGGGCCAGCAGCCTGAACTGAAGAATGTGGTGGGCACCAATTATTGTGACATCGGGCTGGCGCTTAGCGACGACGGCAAGCTTCTGGTCATCACCTCGGCGATCGACAACCTGTACAAAGGGGCCGCGGGCCAGGCCGTCCAGAACATGAACATCATGTGCGGCATCAACGAGCAAATAGGTTTGATTTGA
- the argJ gene encoding bifunctional glutamate N-acetyltransferase/amino-acid acetyltransferase ArgJ, which yields MKIITGGVSAPIGYKANGLYCGIKRSGKLDLGLIASEVPAVTAGVFTKNSVIAAPLIVTKKHLSNNRSQAVVVNSGNANCFTGHFGVLYAERTCQVIGELLNIPADDVLVTSTGIIGKTLPYLKIAAAAPQLVKGLKRSGGGLMAKSILTTDLINKEIAVKITVGGKAVSIGGCAKGSGMIAPNMATMLGFITSDAAVSAPMLKLALKTAVDKTFNCITVDGCMSTNDMVTLMTNGLAGNRIIKTSGKDFKIFCEALTHVCLFLAKKIVEDGEGATKFVEIHCHGAKDEKEARLIAMTVANSPLVKTALYGSNPNWGRVAAAVGSLGLNIKEEDLKIRFSSFAKKIIKIHTDVGRGSAHAVVYTSDLSHEYVTINGKYN from the coding sequence ATGAAAATCATTACGGGCGGAGTCAGCGCCCCCATCGGATACAAAGCCAATGGGCTTTATTGCGGGATCAAACGGTCCGGTAAACTCGACCTGGGATTGATTGCCAGCGAAGTCCCGGCCGTGACCGCAGGGGTCTTCACAAAGAACTCCGTCATAGCCGCGCCGCTCATCGTGACCAAAAAACACCTGAGCAACAACCGGTCGCAGGCAGTCGTGGTCAACAGCGGGAACGCCAACTGTTTCACCGGTCACTTCGGCGTACTTTACGCGGAACGGACGTGCCAGGTCATTGGGGAGCTTCTGAATATCCCGGCAGATGATGTCCTCGTCACCTCCACCGGCATCATCGGCAAAACCCTGCCGTATCTTAAGATCGCGGCCGCGGCGCCGCAATTGGTCAAAGGGCTGAAGCGCTCCGGCGGCGGCCTGATGGCCAAGTCTATCCTCACGACAGACCTGATCAATAAGGAAATCGCCGTCAAGATCACGGTCGGGGGGAAGGCCGTGAGCATCGGCGGTTGCGCCAAGGGGTCGGGAATGATCGCGCCCAACATGGCGACGATGCTGGGCTTCATCACCAGCGACGCCGCTGTCAGCGCGCCCATGCTCAAGCTGGCCCTCAAAACCGCGGTGGACAAGACGTTCAACTGCATCACGGTGGACGGGTGCATGAGCACCAACGACATGGTCACCCTGATGACCAACGGCCTGGCCGGTAACCGGATCATCAAAACGTCCGGCAAAGATTTCAAAATTTTCTGCGAGGCCCTGACCCATGTCTGCCTGTTCCTGGCCAAAAAAATCGTGGAAGATGGGGAAGGCGCGACCAAGTTCGTCGAAATCCACTGCCACGGCGCCAAGGATGAAAAGGAAGCGCGGCTGATCGCCATGACGGTCGCCAATTCGCCCCTCGTCAAGACCGCGCTCTACGGCAGCAATCCCAACTGGGGCCGGGTGGCGGCGGCTGTGGGATCCCTGGGACTGAACATCAAGGAAGAGGACCTCAAGATCCGCTTCAGCTCATTTGCGAAAAAAATCATCAAGATCCACACGGACGTCGGCCGCGGTTCGGCGCACGCGGTCGTGTACACATCCGATCTTTCTCACGAATACGTCACCATCAACGGCAAATACAACTGA
- a CDS encoding aspartate aminotransferase family protein has protein sequence MNKQGILDNYDQFILSTYTRVPVIFVKGKGSTLIDITGKKYLDFFPGWGVNNVGHCHPKVMAAVRDQIGKLIHIPNNLYHPHQAKLAREIIRRAYPGKVFFCNSGAEAAEAAIKFARAYGKGERFEIVTMKNSFHGRTMGALAATGQRKYQDGFAPLPPGFVTIPFNDMDALKAALTPKTIAVMLELIQGEGGINVADPAYLRELRAICDEKDILLIFDEVQTGIGRTGEMFGFQHYGIKPDLMTLAKALGGGLPIGVLVVKESISGTLKPGMHASTFGGGPVICKAALGVFKAIEADGMLKNTKKMGEYLRGKLLALKEKFDCITDVRGIGLMLGVQMKMEGKAVVEECLNQGLIINCTQGNILRIMPALNVTKKQIDKAVKIIEAALETTIKGSKP, from the coding sequence ATGAACAAACAAGGCATTTTAGACAATTACGATCAATTCATCCTGTCCACTTACACGCGGGTCCCTGTCATTTTCGTGAAAGGGAAGGGGAGCACGCTCATTGACATCACCGGGAAAAAATACCTGGACTTTTTCCCGGGCTGGGGCGTGAACAACGTCGGGCACTGCCATCCCAAAGTCATGGCGGCGGTGCGGGACCAAATTGGGAAACTGATCCACATCCCGAACAACCTTTATCACCCGCACCAGGCCAAGCTGGCCAGAGAGATCATCCGCCGCGCCTATCCGGGCAAGGTCTTTTTCTGCAACAGCGGGGCCGAGGCGGCCGAGGCCGCGATCAAATTCGCCCGGGCTTACGGCAAAGGGGAACGGTTCGAGATCGTCACCATGAAGAATTCCTTCCACGGCCGAACCATGGGAGCGCTGGCCGCCACGGGACAGAGAAAATACCAGGACGGGTTCGCGCCGCTGCCGCCGGGGTTTGTCACCATCCCGTTCAATGACATGGACGCGCTCAAGGCCGCGCTGACGCCGAAAACGATCGCGGTCATGCTGGAGCTGATCCAGGGCGAAGGCGGGATCAATGTGGCGGACCCAGCCTACCTCCGGGAACTCCGGGCCATTTGCGATGAAAAGGACATCCTGCTCATCTTCGACGAAGTCCAGACCGGGATCGGACGGACCGGAGAGATGTTCGGGTTTCAACACTACGGGATCAAACCGGACCTGATGACGCTGGCCAAGGCGCTCGGCGGCGGACTGCCGATCGGGGTCCTGGTCGTGAAAGAGTCCATTTCCGGCACGCTCAAGCCGGGGATGCACGCGTCCACATTCGGGGGAGGGCCCGTGATCTGCAAGGCGGCCCTGGGTGTTTTCAAGGCGATTGAGGCGGACGGCATGCTCAAAAACACAAAAAAGATGGGCGAATATTTGCGAGGAAAACTCCTTGCGCTTAAGGAAAAATTTGATTGCATCACCGACGTGCGTGGGATAGGATTGATGCTCGGCGTACAGATGAAGATGGAAGGCAAGGCCGTTGTAGAGGAATGCCTGAACCAGGGGCTCATCATCAATTGCACGCAGGGGAACATCCTGCGGATCATGCCGGCGCTGAACGTCACGAAAAAGCAGATAGATAAAGCCGTCAAGATCATTGAAGCCGCCCTGGAAACAACGATCAAAGGAAGCAAACCATGA
- the argF gene encoding ornithine carbamoyltransferase, with product MKRDLIALKDYRPEEITGLLDLADELKRTRALRDDLKGKTLALIFQKPSNRTRVSFEVGIRQLGGNCIYLGPEEINLGVRETTADVAKTLSRYVDGLVARTFSHKDVVDLAEHATVPVINGLCDLYHPCQALADLMAIRERFKAFQGITLAYIGDGNNVCHSLMIGCAKIGMNMKIAAPKGYEPNPAILKNAQAFAKGSGAKIEVLRKPEDAARGAQVIYADVWVSMGQEKEAKKRLKDLKGYQINAKLAKLADPNYIFMHCLPAHRGQEVTEDVIDGPHSIIFDQAENRLHAQKAVLVALLGKR from the coding sequence ATGAAACGCGATCTGATCGCTCTCAAAGATTACCGGCCGGAAGAAATCACCGGCTTGCTCGACCTGGCCGATGAACTGAAGCGGACACGGGCCCTTCGGGACGACCTGAAAGGAAAGACCCTGGCGCTCATTTTTCAGAAGCCGTCGAACCGCACCCGCGTGTCCTTCGAGGTCGGGATCCGGCAGCTGGGCGGCAACTGCATTTACCTGGGGCCGGAAGAAATCAATCTGGGTGTCCGGGAGACGACCGCGGACGTGGCCAAAACCTTGTCCCGCTACGTGGACGGTCTCGTGGCGCGGACGTTCTCCCATAAGGACGTCGTGGACCTGGCCGAACACGCCACCGTCCCGGTCATCAACGGGCTTTGCGATCTTTATCACCCCTGCCAGGCCCTGGCAGACCTGATGGCCATCCGGGAACGTTTCAAGGCATTTCAGGGAATCACTCTCGCCTATATCGGAGACGGCAATAATGTCTGCCACTCGCTGATGATCGGTTGCGCGAAGATCGGAATGAACATGAAGATCGCCGCGCCCAAAGGGTATGAGCCCAACCCCGCGATCCTGAAAAACGCCCAGGCCTTTGCCAAAGGATCCGGCGCGAAAATCGAAGTCCTCCGAAAACCGGAAGACGCCGCGCGGGGGGCCCAGGTCATTTACGCGGACGTCTGGGTCAGCATGGGGCAGGAAAAGGAAGCGAAAAAGCGGCTGAAAGATTTGAAGGGTTACCAGATCAACGCCAAACTCGCGAAGCTGGCCGATCCCAATTACATTTTTATGCACTGCCTGCCGGCCCACCGGGGCCAGGAAGTCACGGAAGACGTGATCGACGGTCCGCACTCCATCATTTTCGACCAGGCGGAGAACCGGCTGCACGCACAGAAAGCGGTTTTGGTGGCGCTCTTAGGAAAAAGATAA